TTGAGCGGCGCAATTATGCGCCGGGGCAGCACGGCCAGATGCGTCGCAAGCCCACCGAGTACGGGCAGCACCTGCGGGAGAAGCAGCGGCTGCGCCGTTACTATGGGCTCATGGAGCAGCAGTTCCGGCGGTACTTCCGCTACGCGGCGCGGCGCAAGGGCGTTACGGGCGAGGCGCTGCTGAGGCTTCTGGAGATGAGGCTGGACAACGTCGTCTACCGGCTCGGTCTGGCCGTGTCGCGGCCGCAGGCCCGCCAGCTCGTGACCCACGGGCACTTCACCGTCAACGGCCGGCGGGTGGACGTGCCGTCTTATCCGCTGAAGGTTGGCGACGTGATTGGGGTCCGGGAGGGCAGCCGGGACGTTGCGCTGATCCGGGAGAACGCTGCGGCCGCGGCCGGACGAGGCCTTCCGGCGTGGCTCGAGTTTTGGCCGGAACGCGTGGAGGGCCGTATCCTGGCAGCGCCCACCCGGGAGCAGATCGACACGCCCGTGCACGAGCAGCTCGTCGTCGAGCATTACTCCCGCTAACGGCCAGGGATCCTTTTGGGCCACGCAGACGGGAGGCGGTAGTGGAGATGGCAGTGATGCTGGAACTGGAGCGGCCCACCATCCAGACGGCGGAAGTGACGGATACGTACGGGAAGTTCGTGGTGGAGCCGCTGGAGCGCGGATATGGCATCACGCTGGGCAATTCGCTTCGGCGGG
The nucleotide sequence above comes from Bacillota bacterium. Encoded proteins:
- the rpsD gene encoding 30S ribosomal protein S4, with the protein product MGRHLGPACRLCRREGVKLFLKGERCYSEKCAIERRNYAPGQHGQMRRKPTEYGQHLREKQRLRRYYGLMEQQFRRYFRYAARRKGVTGEALLRLLEMRLDNVVYRLGLAVSRPQARQLVTHGHFTVNGRRVDVPSYPLKVGDVIGVREGSRDVALIRENAAAAAGRGLPAWLEFWPERVEGRILAAPTREQIDTPVHEQLVVEHYSR